In the genome of Budorcas taxicolor isolate Tak-1 chromosome 7, Takin1.1, whole genome shotgun sequence, the window ATCAGCAGCACCAGCACCACGAGCAGGCACAGCACGAAGGCGAACACGGTGCGCTGCTCTGCGTCCAGGCCCGCACCCACCGGGGGCCCCGTAGACGGCGGCAGCGGCTCGGGGGACAGCGTCCACGTCGCGCTCATGGCTCACATTGCCGCGCGCCCTGGGGAGGAGAGGCCCGCCCGGGATGCGGGGATGAAGCTGCGACCTCCCTCGCCCCCGCGTCGTCCcctcccgccgccgcccccccacTCCCTGCCAAACCCCAGCCCCCGCCTGCGCCTCAGTCCCGGGGCTACGCCCATGCCCGGCCCGCGGGCACGCAACTCCGGGCGTGCTCGCAGGTGGGGAAGCTATGAACAAGGAGAGGAAACCCCGACCCGGCCGGTCCGCGCACAACAGGTGCGAACGCGCGGTCCGGGGAGGTGGCGGGGGCTAGACCCGGCTCCCCCGCCCCACTCCCTTTGTTCTTGCGTCCCGgggacccccctcccccaccacctccgTCCCGCCGCGCCCCTCACCCTGGCCTGAACCGGGACCGGGACCCAGCGCCCGGCAGCCTCGCTGTCTTCCGGGACCCGCACCTTGTCCGCTCTTGGCCTCTCCGCGGCGGCGTCCCCggctctgcccaccccacccgCCCCTGGAACCGCGGAGACCGAGGCAGGCGAGCAGAGCGAGAGCCGGGCCGCCGCGGCTGTTCCCATGGCGACGGGGGGGCGGGGCCGCCGCGGGGGGCGGAGGCTGCGCAGGGAGCCGCGGCGCGCCCGcgaccccgccccgcccaccgGGAAAACCGGGCCCCGCCCCGAGCCTCTGCATGGACCACTGGCCCCAAAGAACCGTGAACACCAAGGActtcaccctcccacccccacccagtaCTCCTAAACCTCCCAGCCCGACCTCAGCTCCCACACCCCCATTCTCCTCTGCAACTGACCCCTCAGTTTCCCTGTTTGGAGGATCCGAGTGCCCCCAAAACTCATTCTGTCGCTAAAGATCCTCTGGCCCCAGGGACCTCAACCTTAAGAGACCCCACCCAGGTCACCGAAAACCTCCATAGCTTTCCTTGTCATtgccccccctcacccccacacaTAGCCAGGGTGGGCAGGGTCTTGCCCAGGTAAAGCTGCCCCCTCTTCTGTTGCCGCTTCTTTAGTGACCACGACCGCCTCCTCATCACCACTGGGCTGGCCCACCGCCCACCTCCTCCTCAATCCCAGCTCCCCCACTCCAGTGACAGACACCCTAGACAACCCAAGTTGTTCTCTTGCACTTTGGTGATTTATTATTTCCAAATCTCCACTTATATACAGGATAACAAGGTcacggtttaaaaaaaaaaaaaaaggagctaaaATGGCCTGGCTGATGTGGCCAGTGGGCCCAGGCCCCACTGCTCAGTCCTGGGAGGGAGTGCCTGGTCTGAGGCCCACAggccagcagcccaccagggggCCGATGCAGCCCCCTACCCTCCCCGCCCCATCCAGCCGGGTGTTGCAGCTGGCCTGGCAGAGCAGGGGCAGAGCTGACAGTCCTGTCCCCAGAGGTCTGGCTACTGCAGGTGGACGCCAGTTCCCTGCATGTCCACAGTGAGGGTCAGCCCTGAGGGCCCGGGCATGGCCGCCATGCTCAGAGGACCTGCTCTGTGCTGGAGGCCGAGATGTCCAGGAGCCGCCAGGCTGCATAGGGGTTCAGCTCATCCTGGTCTCGGCAGAGAGCCCACACATACAGCATTCGCAGTACCTTGTCCTGCGGAACCCAGAGAGGATgagggctggaggcagggagcatCCGGTACCCATACCAGAAGGAGGGTGTGGGTACTGCAGCCAGATCAGGGCTGGGAGGGAGCAGAGAGTGGGTCTGGGGTGTTGGCCTGGGTCTGGAATCCAAAGCAGAGGCTTGGACTCAGGACTTGGTCAAACCAGACAGATCAGTGGCCCTCTGACCTCCACCAGGCCCAGTGCAACGTGCTGTCCTGGTGCCCTACACTGCAGGAACTCAGTGCGtgccctgcccctcccttcctgcccACTCACCGGGTCGCCCTCGACCACCTCGCCTTTGGGGTTCTTGATCACCATCACCATCTGGGCCTGGAAGGTGATGATCAGCACTGGCCCCTGCTCCATCATCTTGCCCATGGCCAGCTgcagggggtggggacagggtggATGGGCCTCAGAGAGTGGTCCCTGGTGCCTTCCTTGCGGCCCCCGTCCAGGGGCAGACCCAAGcttcagcaccccaggcctccctaccGCCGCCCACCAGTCTGTTTTCAGTGGGCACTTCCCAACTGTGAGCAGAATCTGAATCGCTGAGGACCCAGACACGATCCCTGCACTGAGGCTTTGTGGACACACAGAGGCCTCTCAGAGGCACCTGTCTTCCATACGGGTGTGGGCTCCCCACACAGTCGTGGCAGAGAGACCAGTGGGGGCCTGAGTGGTCCCAAAAGAGCCCCCACCTTTCTCAGTGAAAGTGCAGGGAGAGCCCTGGCCTCAGGAGCCCCTGGATCTGGGCAGCAGCACCCCTGGGCCACcacttgctggagaattcccaaCCCCAGGACTATGGAAACCCTTCAGTGAAAGCGACCCTACTCCTCCAGGGACAAGGAACTCACCCTTCCCAGCTGGGCACAATTCAGAGAAGCACCCTTGCCCCTCCCCCTCACCCTGGAAGAGGCACTCACATCGATGTTGTCAATGTCCAGGATACGGGAGTGGAACTGGAGGCCCAGAGCCTTGGCCTGTTGGATCGGGTGGGCCAGCTGGCTGTAGGTCTGCAACAAAGAGCCGAACATGCCCATGGGACCGGCCACCCTCAAGCAAGCCATGCCAAGGCACCTAGAAGCCAGGGGCACCACACACCCCAGGCCGGTAGTAGGCTCACAGGCGGGGTTTCAGGCTTTCAGCTCATGTATCTCCCAGAAAGGGCTCTCACGCCAGGAGTGACAGATGCCAGGAGCAGGCAGGCTGGTGCCACCCTCTTGCTGGCACGAGTCACACACTTCCCTCTCATCACCAAGAGCACTGTATCACCACTACTGAAAGCGGTATTCATCAGTGAGGTCGGGAACGCGCCTGGAACACAAACAGGAACATGCTCCCAGAGAGGTAAGTTGAGGCCTCTCTGGCTGATGCAGAACATTCTCTTGTGGATCCTGGCCTGGAACCAAACGCTTTTTTCTAGGATTCATCCTGCCCCACGGCTGCACTGGGGTGAGCTGACTGGGTCTGCCCGCTTCTCCCTGACCAGTGCCTGTGGGTGGCTCTCAGCCGCAGGCAGCCTGTTCCTTCTATGGGGCAAAGACACCATAGCCCTCTCGTGCCTACTCCCAAGCCTGGAATATGGCAATCTCGCATCTCAATGGAAGACATTCCAACAGCACTCACTTTTTATGCCACTAACGGACCcaccaaatgaaagaaaaaaaaggtgccAATCTTGAGTTCTGATATGCTTTCTTAAAGACGACATTCTCAGAACGCCCTGAGGTGAGTGGCTTCAACCTCGGCTGTGTTTCTAGGGGCACCCGCAGCAGCTCGCGGGTAGAGATAACCAGTCACATCTCAACAGtcccaaagtaaaaaaaaaaaaaaaccaacccactCATAAACGCCTGCTGGATTAGTCACCGTGCAGGggagtatttaaaaagaaaacctgacatcttctcctctgcttttcccaACTTGTTTGTGAGCTGGGTAAAGCAGAGAATCAACCAAAAGAGATTCTGGATTATTTAGTATCAAGAAGCTGGGGGGGAAGAAAAACAAACTCCCAGAAGACACAGGTCAGGGAGCCAGAAGGATGGGGCAAGGTGGCCCCGTGGGGACAAGCAGGCTGCCAGGAAGGGACGGGGCAGACGGGGTGCTCCCGAGGCCGCCTGACTTGCCACCAcgcagcccagccctgcccatgGCCTGGGACCTGGAGCTCCAACTCCAGGAACAGCTAGGCCTCCTTAAGACACGCAGCTCTTACCCACGCAAAAATATATCAATGTCTGCTTGGATCTATGTTTGAGGATCTCATGATGAGAACAGCAGCTAATGAATCCATCCAATGCCGCCTGTGTGCGAGCTCTGCTTTGGTGTCCCCGAAGCACCCTCTTGATCCCCAAGGGATGAGCCCAGTGATGTAACCCTGGCCTCGGGAAGAGGGGCCGTGGGGCCTCACACCCCACTTGGTGGCCAGCACCTGTGACCCCCACGCACAGAGTGAACATCTGATGCACCCCAGGGTTCTCCAGTGTCCCTTTCCACCCACTTCCCTGACCCCTGGATCCCCAGCCTGCAGCCACTCCCACCCCCGACACCCCCATCCCCATCGATCTTTTCCTGGATGGAGCCACCCAAGCAGATCTCCTCCAAACTGTTATTTCTTCTTAGGCCTaaacaggacaaaaaaaaaacaaccagcaaGCACTCACAGCTTCATAGCACCAGTCTTTGAGAATGTCGAGTTCCCCAGAAATCATGGCCTAAAACGGGAAAGACAAAAATCAAGTATGAGAATGAAAGTGGGGTTTGGAGGCAGGCAGATACTGCTGGAGAATGTTCTCCAGGGGGACCCTTTTCTCGCAGCCTCCCAGGCCCACCCTGAGGTCCAAGTCTGGGGAGGGGAGACCTGGCCAGGctggggcagtgggaggggagCTCCCGCAGCTAACAGTGGGGCAACCCAGGGTGGGTCCCCAGAGTCTGCGGGAAGGAACAGGAAGGTGGCAGTGGTCAGAGGTCTGGGTCCCAGCTAGGAAACTGAGCTGAGCTGGCCAGGCAGGGACAGCCTGCCAGCCCTGGGGACAAAGCTCTGGATGGCCTGGCCTAGGAGGAAAGGGGCAGAGCGGGGGCAGAGAGGAGGGCTCCCAGGGTGCGAGGAGAGAAGCTGCCACAGGAACTGGATGTGGTGAGGGTCCTAGGGGGTGGGAGGCACTGGGGGGGAACCACAGggcatggtgggggtgggggctgagatGACCTTACCCCAGAGGTTCCCGCCTTGGCTCGGGCTGCTGCTTTGGGGAGTTGCTACCTTTTCatctcctcccagccctgccccaagtGTCCTGAGGAAACTGGGAAcgcagaggagggagaagggccCCAAGAGGAGGGATCGGATGTTCACAGAGGACcagggggcggggttgggggcgcTCCCTGCAGTCCCACTAGGCCATGCCACAGGGCTCTGTATGGGCTGGGCTGCAGGACTCCCAGGCTCCAGCCAGGGCTGGTGGCCACGGAGGGGCAGGGACGTGGCGCACACCCACCTCCAGGACGTTGGGGATGATGTCGTTCTCGCACTGCTGCAGGAAGCGGTCCTTGTCAAAGGCGGGGTCCACACGCAGGATCTCTGTGAGCACCTCTGACATCTCTGTCTTCGAGAACAGGCCCCCTGGGATGGCCGAGCCGGCAGGGCAGTGAGGGCCTGGGACTCTGCCCCCTTGCCAGCTCAGCGTGAGGGGATGGTCTTGGGGTGGCCCACTCACCCAGCAAGTCCGTGACCTTGTCTGTCAGCACACGGGATGCCCGGATGAAGGCGTTGTCGCTCTCGTCATACTTCATCTTCATCTCGAAGAACCCTGTGGCAGGTAGCGGGTAGGGTCAGGGCTCAGGGGTCCCTTCCAGAAAGACACACCCCCTCCAACACAGCCACCCCGAGCAGACATGGTAACTGAGGGCCCCTCTCCGAGGCTGCTTCTTCCTCAAGAGACCAGGGCCTGTGGGTCAACCTCAGGGTGGGGGTGTGGAGACCCTGCCACCATGAGCTTGGGGGGCTGTGTGAACTGTGGGGGGCCATCTCCACTGGCAGCTGCTTTCACCGCAAAGGAAACACAGGCTTCTGGGAATCACCATGGGATGAAGGACAGGGCTCCCTGTCAGTGCGAGGGAAGCCAGGTGCCCCAGAGTGGGCAGAGCACGCTGGGCCTTGAGCTGGTTCCTGGCTTGTGAGGTGGGGTGTGTGGGGCCAAATCCACAGCTGCACCATCGGGGTGGGGAcagggccggggggcggggggcactcACACCTGCCTGCCCCACAGCCACGCTGGCTCTAGTCAAGATGGTGACCCAGCCCCAACGGCAGAGCCCCTGCCGCCCGAGATGTACTGGGTGCTTCCCCTTGGGCCTCCTGAGGCCTGCACTCCGCTGCGCACACGCTGGGTGACTCTGCCGCAGTGCCTGGCTCTCTCAGACCCCAGCCTCCTCCGATGTCTGGTGCCCGCCCCCGGGGAGCGCTCAGGGAGTCTCTCACCGCCCTGCCGTTGGGCCGCTCAGAGATGGGGACACTCACGATTGAACACCACATTGTTGTCCCTGAAGTCCTTCCACTGCTGGTACCACTTGGAATCCTTGTGCAGCACAACCCCCAGCGCCTCTCTGGGGAAGACCAGGGAACCAGTGAGCGCAGCGCGGGGGCTGCTCCCACAGGGAGAGGCAGCAGCCAGACAGTGTGATGACCCTGGCCTCACCTCCTGGCCTCCTGCCTTCTCCTTTCCCCTGcccatccctccccacctccattcTCTCAGGAAGCCAGGGAACCTTGGGCAGAAAGAAATCCCACAAGCAGACTTGGGTCGGAACCCTGTGTGGTCCTCAGAGACAGACAACACTGCAGGTGGCTAAAAAGGGAGGTGGATATGGGGCGGGAAGGCCCCTGACCGGTCTGGTACCTACTCATTGGCCTCAAATACTTTCTCTTCCTTGAATTTCTCTCCAGCGAACTCCTTCCTTTTCCGGAGCCGCTCAGGTCGCCGATAGGGCCCGGTCTGTCCCAGGACGCTCTCGTCGATCTCCTTCTTGACAGACTCCACGCCCTGCAGAGCACAGCCGGGCATGTGGGAGTTGGGCGACCCCTGATCAGAAGCTGTACACCTACCCTGGCTCCAGGTCTCAAGGTCAGCTGCCTTGCAGGTGCAGGCCAAGGGTTCGTCAGAGCCTCAGGGGGAGGCAGACGCTCGCTGCCGAGAGGAGACCCTGGCTATCTGACTTCTGTCCCtgactccccctccacccccatcaaCCCCTTCTCTAACAGCAGCCCCCAGACGACCCTCACATTCTGAGGTCGATTCCCCCATCTCCCTGGAAACCTCCCTTCAGGTGGGGAGAAACCAGCAACTGGAGGGACATCCTGAGCGGCCCCTGCCCCATGACCCCCATCCAGGCTGACCCAGTCTGTGGATCCCGACTTCCCAAACCTCCGGAACCCATTTCCCTCCCGGCCCCACCACCCGACACTCTCCAGCCACCTCTGGGCCGCTGCCCGAGTCCTCGCTGGTGGCTGTGCTTTCAGGATAAAACCTGAACTCTTCCGTATGGCCCCCAGGCCCCTGCAGTGTCTCCGGTCACAGCCAGTTGGCCCCGGTGCCCCCAGCTGGCAATGCCTGCTCCCCTGGCCTGGAGCCGCCCCCGGACGCTCCTGTCATGTTACTCAGAactgcctgcccctcccctgtccccatgCCTGCCTTGTGATCCTTTGAGAGCAGCAACTCGGACCTTCTCTCCTGTGGCCCTGTGGCCAGCAGAGGGCCCAGTGTGCGGTCAGGTCTTCACAGAAGGAATTCAGGACCTCAAGTGACCAGAAGCGACAGTCTCGGGGTTCTGGGCCAGACCTAAGGGTGTCAGCCACTGACTGCAGGCTGGAGCTCTCGGTCTGTTAATCCGTAGCTCCCTAGGGGCCATGATTTGCCCAACACCACCCAGCTGGGAGGGGCTGAGCCCAGAGATGGGAACTCAGCTCCCGGGGGGTGGGAACAGGACAGAGCCTGGAGTGCCCACAGGCACAAGCGCAGCCCAGCTCACCTGGGAGAGGGCTTTGAAGGCAGCAGTCCGGCCAAGCCTCTCCCCGCCTTTGGACACTGACTCGGCAGACTGCTTGGCGGTCTTGGCTGCTTCTTCCACACCTTCCTTGATTTTCCGGCCAAGGTCACTTTTACTGACTTCGTCAAGACTCTACTGAGACGGAGAAAGGGGAGGTGTCAACATGGCACAGGCCGGGGGCTGCAGGAGCTCCCTCAAGGTTAAGGGCCAACCAGGCCGAAGAGGGGTGGAAGTAGACAGTCTGAGCATGTCTGGCTGGTGGAGCTGTGACTGGGGTATGTGTGTGCTCGAGAAGGGTGCCTACGACTTCTGGGGCACTGGGCCTGTGGCTGCAGGCACTGAGCAGACAGGAGCCCCAGGCCTCCCAGGATACACAGGAGTGGCAGCCACGGGTGGCAGGGAGGCAAGAAGAAGGTAAGGAGGTATGCATGGAGCTGGGCTGGCCTCAAAGTCCTGCCCCTCTctcctggagatgcaggagactcaggttcgatccctgggttgggaagatcccctggaaaaatgcatggccacccactccagtattcttgcctggagaatcccatgaacagggagcctggacagagggctacagtccatcggtcacaagactgaagcgacttagcaggcaggtCCCTCTCTCCAGCCCAGGAGAGCAGAAAAACCAAACAGAAGCAACAAAGAAAGCCCTCCAGGAAAGtcactccccacctccacccttggAGGCAAAGTGCTCCCCTCCTATCCTAAGGAGGGAAGAAAAACATCCTCATTTGACCCTCCTGATTGTAGCACAGAGGCTTCTAACTTAAGCAGGCCAGTGGGCTGGTCTGACCTCGCCCTCCTTCCTGAGGGCACCCTGGACTCTATCTCCGGAAAGCCTCTGGAGTGGACAGGCTGCTCACCACCCCAGCCTACACAGTGCTGGCTGCCAGTTCCTCCTGAGGCTCCCAGCACTGCCTCCGCCCCCCAACTCCTCTGCCAGAGGTAAGAACAAACCAGCCCTGAAGCCTCGGCTAAGAGGCCCTGGGAGCCCTGAGGCCATTACCTCCTTGACGGTGCCTGTGATCTCCCCCAGCTTCTTCCTGATCACCTCGCTTGTCCGCAGGGTTTCCGATTCAATGGTTCTCTAGCGGGAAGGACATTGTGTCTTTGTGTTGTGATGCACAGTCCAAAGCAGCATTTTCTCAGCAGTCACCTCCTCCCTAGACACCTCTGCTTCTCTTGCCCCTCCCCCTCAGCCTGCCCAACGGGTCCCTCCCTTCCGGCAGGGTCCCTGGCTGCCCCGCAGCCTGGCATGAAGCCTGCACAGGGACCCACCTGAGCACAAAGCCCTAGGCCCCGAATCTCTCTCTGGGTGGCAGTGGGTGAACTTGCCTATCTTCTCATCAGCAATATGTTGAGGGCGGTAGTGGGGGGGTGTTGTTCCCACTCTGCCCCCACCCAGGCACCCTGCCCCAACCtcagcctcctctgcccccagGTGGCCCCTCAGCCCACTCCTCTTCCTTAATGACAAGGAAGGGCACTCTCCCATAGGGTGGAATCCCCCACAGAGAGTTTAGCGGAGACTCGGAGGGAACAGGCCTCACTGTGCCAGCAGCCTGGGATCGGGGATCAACACAGCAAAACACCAAGGGACTTGAGGGACCTGGGGCATCTGGGACAAGCGCCCACACCCCAGGCTCAGCCGCCCACAGGGGAGATGGCGGGCTCTGCATCCACCTCGCAGAGCCCTCGCAGGCTGACAGATAAAGGGCCACAGGCCCGTTCTCAGGCAGCTGAAAGTTGTTTGGGTGTTTCCGTACGCTCTGAGGGAAAAATCCAAGTTTTTGGCCAAGCGACCATGTAACAGTTACACTAGCCCTGGAACCCACTTTCTACCCATTTCACTCAGAGGCCCTCCAGAGTATGCATCTCAAACCTAGTGCCTGAGAGACCTATGGAGatgcagattcttttcttttctttttctttttaattggagataactgctttacaatgttgtattggtttctccTGTAGAGCAGTGCaagtcagccataagtatacacatgtccccctctcttgagcctcccccacAATGCAGATTCTGAGGCAGGAGGTCCAGAAAGCCCCCCGTGTGCTGGTCTGTGTGTAGAGGATGCCACAGGCTCGCCACCGACCTGATAGGCTGAGTGGCTCCCCTCGCCCCCTTACTCCCCATCGTCAGGGACCCTGACAGCCGGGGCACTGCGCTACAGGGATTCCTGGCTCCAGGGAGCAAGTAAGAGGTGAGAGAGGTTAATCAGTGATTaacatactgggttggccaataaGTCTGTTCAGAGACGAATCACGAAGGGGACTCACGTATTTCCTCCTGGCTTCCTGGAGCGCATCTGACTCTTCCAGCTTCTTGGCCTCGTCTCGGAacttttttatactttctttcatttctttgtttttggctaATTCCTGTTTGATGTTATCGAGCAAGCCGGAGAGAAAGCCTTTTCTGCTTCCAGAGGAATAGGATTTGGACTAGAAAGAATGTAGAAAGagacaaaggatttttttttttaattttctattttctgttgatACAGGTTTAACAATGAAGAGCTCTCTCTTTGCAGAAGAGTAGAAGAGGCACACTGAACAACTATTAGGTGATAAACTGTGGGGCACCCAGGCAACAAGCTATTATTCAgcgataaaaagaaatgaggccagggacttccctggtggcacagaagataagaatccgcctgccaatgcaggggacatgggtttgatccctggtccaggaagatcccacatgaggcCCCACTCCATGCACTGCCCTGCCCAAGACACGGGCTTt includes:
- the CTXN1 gene encoding cortexin-1, with protein sequence MSATWTLSPEPLPPSTGPPVGAGLDAEQRTVFAFVLCLLVVLVLLMVRCVRILLDPYSRMPASSWTDHKEALERGQFDYALV
- the TIMM44 gene encoding mitochondrial import inner membrane translocase subunit TIM44 isoform X2 is translated as MAAAALRAGWCRCPRRCVGSGVHLLSSHNLVPLPHGTYQLPRPSGELTLSKSYSSGSRKGFLSGLLDNIKQELAKNKEMKESIKKFRDEAKKLEESDALQEARRKYRTIESETLRTSEVIRKKLGEITGTVKESLDEVSKSDLGRKIKEGVEEAAKTAKQSAESVSKGGERLGRTAAFKALSQGVESVKKEIDESVLGQTGPYRRPERLRKRKEFAGEKFKEEKVFEANEEALGVVLHKDSKWYQQWKDFRDNNVVFNRFFEMKMKYDESDNAFIRASRVLTDKVTDLLGGLFSKTEMSEVLTEILRVDPAFDKDRFLQQCENDIIPNVLEAMISGELDILKDWCYEATYSQLAHPIQQAKALGLQFHSRILDIDNIDLAMGKMMEQGPVLIITFQAQMVMVIKNPKGEVVEGDPDKVLRMLYVWALCRDQDELNPYAAWRLLDISASSTEQVL
- the TIMM44 gene encoding mitochondrial import inner membrane translocase subunit TIM44 isoform X1 is translated as MAAAALRAGWCRCPRRCVGSGVHLLSSHNLVPLPHGTYQLPRPSGELTLVSDSRRERAGWKGRCEGQAQSKSYSSGSRKGFLSGLLDNIKQELAKNKEMKESIKKFRDEAKKLEESDALQEARRKYRTIESETLRTSEVIRKKLGEITGTVKESLDEVSKSDLGRKIKEGVEEAAKTAKQSAESVSKGGERLGRTAAFKALSQGVESVKKEIDESVLGQTGPYRRPERLRKRKEFAGEKFKEEKVFEANEEALGVVLHKDSKWYQQWKDFRDNNVVFNRFFEMKMKYDESDNAFIRASRVLTDKVTDLLGGLFSKTEMSEVLTEILRVDPAFDKDRFLQQCENDIIPNVLEAMISGELDILKDWCYEATYSQLAHPIQQAKALGLQFHSRILDIDNIDLAMGKMMEQGPVLIITFQAQMVMVIKNPKGEVVEGDPDKVLRMLYVWALCRDQDELNPYAAWRLLDISASSTEQVL